In Georgenia soli, a genomic segment contains:
- a CDS encoding ATP-grasp domain-containing protein codes for MSKPIVTLATCAALPRLSEDDAPLPDALADRGIEPRIAVWDDPDVDWSSAGTVVLRSVHDYALRRDQFVRWAESVPRLCNHADVIRWNTDKHYLVELEKRGMPTIPTVWLEPERNLSKHQVHTRFPASGDFVVKPAISSGAHDTGRYTAVDAGSRQQAISHAMDLLSQGRSVMVQRYLESVDQRGETALIFMNGLVSHAVEKEAMLHGPFRSQVEAPKEVAHAREATDAEWRLGEEARKAIHSYIKDRMGRDEQLTYCRIDVVEGEDGMHVMEVALVDASLYLSTTPGAVDNFADAIAVRAFW; via the coding sequence GTGTCAAAGCCGATCGTAACCCTCGCCACCTGCGCCGCGCTGCCGCGGCTGTCCGAGGATGATGCACCCCTGCCCGACGCGCTCGCCGACCGCGGCATCGAGCCTCGCATCGCCGTGTGGGACGACCCGGACGTGGACTGGTCCTCGGCCGGCACGGTCGTCCTCCGCTCGGTGCACGACTACGCCCTCCGGCGCGACCAGTTCGTGCGGTGGGCCGAGTCCGTGCCCCGGCTCTGCAACCACGCGGACGTGATCCGGTGGAACACGGACAAGCACTACCTCGTGGAGCTGGAGAAGCGCGGGATGCCGACCATCCCGACCGTCTGGCTCGAGCCGGAGCGCAACCTCAGCAAGCACCAGGTGCACACCCGCTTCCCGGCGAGCGGCGACTTCGTGGTCAAGCCCGCCATCTCCTCCGGCGCGCACGACACGGGCCGTTACACCGCCGTCGACGCGGGCTCCCGCCAGCAGGCGATCTCGCACGCGATGGACCTGCTCTCGCAGGGGCGCAGCGTGATGGTGCAGCGCTACCTCGAGTCGGTCGACCAGCGCGGCGAGACGGCGCTGATCTTCATGAACGGGCTCGTCAGCCACGCCGTGGAGAAGGAGGCGATGCTCCACGGTCCGTTCCGCAGCCAGGTCGAGGCGCCGAAGGAGGTCGCGCACGCGCGGGAGGCCACGGACGCCGAGTGGCGTCTGGGCGAGGAGGCCCGCAAGGCGATCCACTCGTACATCAAGGACCGGATGGGCCGGGACGAGCAGCTGACGTACTGCCGCATCGACGTAGTCGAGGGGGAGGACGGCATGCACGTCATGGAGGTGGCTCTCGTGGACGCCTCGCTCTACCTCTCCACCACCCCGGGCGCCGTGGACAACTTCGCCGACGCGATCGCGGTGCGCGCCTTCTGGTGA
- a CDS encoding methionine ABC transporter ATP-binding protein encodes MSPIIRFDGVHKTFGEGPKAVHAVEDVTLDIEEGEIFGVIGYSGAGKSTLVRLINGLERATSGTVQVDGHTVSALSERELRPLRTDIGMVFQQFNLFSSKSVAENVAYPLRVAGWDKERRRARVAELLQFVGLSDKAQARPAELSGGQKQRVGIARALASQPKILLADEATSALDPETTREVLGLLRRVNSELGLTIVVITHEMDVVKYLCHRVAVMEHGRVIEQGTVYDVFSRPRHEATRRFVGTSLRDRPSPEVLTRLAASHPGRLVTVAVQEDTGSSARIMRTFAEREVDGAIVYGGITEIGERPFGSLTLSLTGDPAAIDRALAELRTFTDVEDYPALAGRERS; translated from the coding sequence ATGAGTCCGATCATCCGGTTCGACGGCGTGCACAAGACCTTCGGCGAAGGACCGAAGGCCGTGCACGCCGTCGAGGACGTCACCCTCGACATCGAGGAGGGTGAGATCTTCGGCGTCATCGGCTACTCCGGTGCCGGCAAGTCCACCCTCGTCCGGCTCATCAACGGCCTCGAGCGGGCCACCTCCGGCACCGTTCAGGTCGACGGCCACACCGTCTCCGCCCTCAGCGAGAGGGAGCTGCGGCCGCTGCGCACGGACATCGGCATGGTGTTCCAGCAGTTCAACCTCTTCTCCTCCAAGTCCGTCGCGGAGAACGTCGCCTACCCGCTCCGGGTGGCCGGGTGGGACAAGGAGCGCCGGCGTGCCCGGGTGGCGGAGCTGCTGCAGTTCGTCGGCCTCTCCGACAAGGCGCAGGCCCGGCCCGCCGAGCTCTCCGGCGGGCAGAAGCAGCGCGTCGGCATCGCCCGCGCGCTCGCCAGCCAGCCCAAGATCCTGCTGGCCGACGAGGCCACGTCGGCGCTCGACCCGGAGACCACCCGCGAGGTGCTGGGCCTGCTGCGCCGGGTCAACTCCGAGCTGGGGCTGACGATCGTGGTCATCACCCACGAGATGGACGTCGTGAAGTACCTGTGCCACCGGGTGGCCGTCATGGAGCACGGCCGCGTCATCGAGCAGGGCACCGTCTACGACGTCTTCTCGCGGCCCCGGCACGAGGCGACCCGCCGCTTCGTCGGGACGTCGCTGCGCGACCGGCCGAGCCCCGAGGTCCTCACCCGCCTCGCCGCGAGCCACCCCGGCAGGCTGGTGACCGTGGCCGTCCAGGAGGACACCGGCTCCTCCGCCCGCATCATGCGGACCTTCGCCGAGCGTGAGGTCGACGGCGCCATCGTCTACGGCGGCATCACCGAGATCGGTGAGCGGCCGTTCGGCTCGCTCACGCTCTCGCTGACCGGCGACCCCGCGGCGATCGACCGGGCGCTGGCGGAGCTGCGCACGTTCACCGACGTCGAGGACTACCCCGCGCTCGCGGGGAGGGAGCGTTCATGA
- a CDS encoding methionine ABC transporter permease has translation MKFDWANDWPVFVEAFWQTIYIVALALGIGGAIGLVLGLVLYTTRRGGLLENRYVFTALNVLVNFVRPIPFVIFITAVGPLTIALTGSRIGTDAFIVPAAIMASFATSRIVEQNLVALDPGVIEAARSMGASPLRIIFTVIIPEALAPLILGYTFLFVAVVDMSALAGIVGGGGLGNFALTQGYQRFDWVVTYVTVLVIVVLVQLVQFLGNYLARKVLRR, from the coding sequence ATGAAGTTCGACTGGGCCAACGACTGGCCCGTCTTCGTCGAGGCGTTCTGGCAGACGATCTACATCGTCGCGCTGGCGCTCGGGATCGGTGGCGCCATCGGCCTGGTCCTGGGGCTGGTGCTCTACACCACCCGACGGGGCGGGCTGCTGGAGAACCGGTACGTCTTCACGGCGCTGAACGTCCTGGTGAACTTCGTCCGGCCGATCCCCTTCGTCATCTTCATCACCGCGGTGGGCCCGCTGACCATCGCGCTGACCGGGTCGAGGATCGGGACGGACGCCTTCATCGTGCCGGCGGCGATCATGGCGTCCTTCGCCACCTCCCGCATCGTCGAGCAGAACCTCGTGGCGCTCGACCCGGGGGTGATCGAGGCGGCCCGCTCCATGGGGGCCTCCCCCCTCCGGATCATCTTCACGGTGATCATCCCCGAGGCGCTCGCCCCGCTGATCCTGGGGTACACGTTCCTCTTCGTGGCGGTGGTCGACATGTCGGCCCTGGCCGGCATCGTCGGCGGCGGCGGTCTCGGTAACTTCGCCCTCACGCAGGGGTACCAGCGCTTCGACTGGGTCGTCACGTACGTGACGGTGCTCGTCATCGTGGTGCTCGTGCAGCTCGTGCAGTTCCTCGGCAACTACCTCGCCCGCAAGGTGCTCCGCCGGTAG
- a CDS encoding MetQ/NlpA family ABC transporter substrate-binding protein, translating to MTYLRRGGAIAASAALALTLAACGGSGADESAEKGSEENPVRIGVVGATDPQWPIFEDLAEEEGIAVDIVDFTEYTQPNPALADGDLDLNQFQHILYLAQYNEADGQDLTPIGATAVYPLALYSLKHDAVEDIPDGGEVAIPNDVTNQARALFVLEEAGLITLADDAGVVPDPTDVVEAESKVKVTPVDANQTVVSLDSVDASIVNNDFIDDAGLNPEDALFADSAESEGARPYINVWVARAEDADNETFQQLVEIHKSPEVTEALQESAGGTASLADQGPAELQDILAEVQASLS from the coding sequence ATGACCTACCTGCGCCGTGGCGGCGCGATCGCCGCGTCCGCCGCCCTCGCCCTCACCCTCGCCGCCTGCGGCGGCTCGGGCGCCGACGAGTCCGCCGAGAAGGGCTCGGAGGAGAACCCGGTCCGCATCGGGGTCGTCGGTGCGACCGACCCGCAGTGGCCCATCTTCGAGGACCTCGCGGAGGAGGAGGGCATCGCCGTCGACATCGTCGACTTCACCGAGTACACCCAGCCCAACCCCGCGCTCGCGGACGGCGACCTGGATCTCAACCAGTTCCAGCACATCCTCTACCTCGCGCAGTACAACGAGGCCGACGGTCAGGACCTGACCCCGATCGGCGCCACGGCGGTGTACCCCCTCGCGCTGTACTCCCTCAAGCACGACGCCGTCGAGGACATCCCCGACGGCGGCGAGGTCGCGATCCCCAACGACGTCACGAACCAGGCCCGTGCCCTGTTCGTGCTCGAGGAGGCCGGGCTCATCACCCTGGCCGACGACGCCGGCGTGGTCCCGGACCCGACCGACGTCGTCGAGGCGGAGTCGAAGGTCAAGGTCACGCCCGTCGACGCGAACCAGACGGTCGTCTCGCTCGACTCGGTCGACGCGTCCATCGTCAACAACGACTTCATCGACGACGCCGGCCTCAACCCGGAGGACGCCCTGTTCGCCGACAGCGCCGAGTCCGAGGGTGCCCGCCCGTACATCAACGTCTGGGTCGCGCGGGCCGAGGACGCCGACAACGAGACGTTCCAGCAGCTCGTCGAGATCCACAAGTCTCCCGAGGTGACCGAGGCCCTGCAGGAGTCCGCGGGCGGCACCGCCTCGCTGGCCGACCAGGGCCCGGCGGAGCTCCAGGACATCCTCGCCGAGGTCCAGGCGAGCCTGAGCTGA
- a CDS encoding universal stress protein — translation MSSAELSAPRPVVAAVDGSAKDEAVVRWAADEAAWRGADLLVLYAFDHVAPLPTAYAAGQRVTGAAQERAARRRPGLAVTTREVLGDATSALLDLTRGASMVVLGCRERGRLTSSVLGSVSRAVVSRGHGTVVVVTGRQELPEAPVTVWLDVGSETAAPLALALAEAARRGTTLRVVHPAAGQRPPESRRADTLLAAAREPFPGVPVEVVETPLDAVEALRDEGARSSLMVLGRPLRGPARGPDSVVQAVLHAAPAVAVVAAPAGGAGTAGGPAPRSAARG, via the coding sequence GTGAGCTCTGCGGAGCTTTCCGCCCCCCGCCCGGTGGTGGCTGCCGTCGACGGCTCGGCCAAGGACGAGGCGGTCGTCCGGTGGGCGGCCGACGAGGCGGCCTGGCGAGGAGCCGACCTGCTGGTCCTGTACGCCTTCGACCACGTCGCTCCCCTCCCCACCGCCTACGCCGCCGGTCAGCGCGTCACCGGCGCGGCGCAGGAGCGGGCCGCCAGGCGCCGGCCCGGCCTGGCCGTGACGACGCGGGAGGTGCTCGGCGACGCCACGTCCGCGCTCCTCGACCTGACCCGGGGGGCGTCGATGGTCGTGCTCGGCTGCCGCGAGCGCGGCCGGCTGACCAGCTCCGTGCTCGGGTCCGTGTCCCGTGCCGTGGTGAGCCGAGGGCACGGGACGGTCGTCGTCGTCACCGGCCGGCAGGAGCTGCCGGAGGCGCCGGTCACGGTGTGGCTGGACGTCGGGAGCGAGACGGCCGCCCCCCTGGCTCTCGCCCTCGCGGAGGCGGCCCGGCGGGGGACGACGCTGCGGGTGGTGCACCCCGCGGCGGGACAGCGGCCGCCGGAGAGCCGTCGGGCCGACACGCTCCTGGCGGCCGCGCGCGAGCCGTTCCCCGGTGTGCCCGTGGAGGTCGTCGAGACACCCCTGGACGCGGTGGAGGCGTTGAGGGACGAGGGGGCACGGTCGTCCCTGATGGTTCTCGGCCGCCCGCTGCGGGGCCCGGCGCGCGGGCCGGACTCCGTCGTCCAGGCCGTGCTGCACGCGGCCCCCGCCGTCGCGGTGGTGGCGGCACCGGCGGGCGGCGCGGGCACGGCGGGCGGGCCGGCCCCGCGGAGCGCGGCGCGGGGGTGA